A genomic region of Arachis hypogaea cultivar Tifrunner chromosome 5, arahy.Tifrunner.gnm2.J5K5, whole genome shotgun sequence contains the following coding sequences:
- the LOC140173207 gene encoding uncharacterized protein has translation MIIPKEKIPKNNIDVYLQPLIKELKELWHDGVQILDRFKNEMFTLRAALMWTISDFSGLGNLSGWNMHYKYACPTCYFNTDSYRLKHDGKWCFLGHCHFLERGHKFRLSRTKFNGKHELRDSPATLTGSEILDQLEGINVSFGKELQTSKDVMHIEKNVFDNVLYTLLNETGRSKDNLKARKDLKEMDKVTAVLIELSSFFQWLCSKSLSLTELEKLQPRIILTLCHLEMLFPSSFFTIMVHLTCHLVDEVKLGGPVHYRWMYLGHLKSYVRNKAKSEGSIAEGYVAEEALTFCSRYLEGIVIRFNRPPRVNDRPDGNYSTHVDSLFPQMGNSKGAFTVFELSPMEKKQVHRYVVLNCPYVKPFIDYFKDFVRRQSKGRRPSNIDIEKRVNKNFDTWFPTQLMNPDIINTVHKDLRYLVRSSSRYAMRFSTFSINGLSFQTTNRDNELKTQNSGVFLMSSTLCVASTSDANVRNADLSYYGKLEDIIELNYNGRFRVTLFKCKSADTTRERNYRKDSWGFTSVNFSRVIHSGDREEDDPYIEASQARMVYFVNNEVNKDWSVIVHLNPRDSYYMGKMKVMKHARMSHG, from the exons ATGATTATTCCCAAAGAGAAAATTCCGAAGAACAACATAGATGTGTACTTACAACCTCTTATCAAAGAGTTAAAAGAGTTATGGCATGATGGTGTTCAAATATTAGATAGGTTCAAGAATGAAATGTTTACATTGCGAGCAGCATTAATGTGGACAATTAGTGATTTTTCAGGCCTTGGTAACTTATCTGGGTGGAACATGCACTATAAATATGCTTGTCCCACATGTTACTTCAATACTgattcatatagattaaagcatgATGGAAAATGGTGTTTTTTGGGGCATTGCCATTTCTTAGAAAGGGGTCATAAGTTTAGGCTAAGTCGTACAAAATTTAATGGAAAACATGAGTTGAGGGATTCCCCAGCAACACTAACAGGGTCAGAAATATTGGATCAACTTGAAGGCATCAATGTTTCATTCGGGAAGGAACTACAGACAAGTAAAG ATGTTATGCATATTGAAAAGAATGTTTTCGACAATGTGTTATACACTTTGCTCAATGAGACTGGAAGGTCAAAGGATAATCTCAAAGCTCGTAAGGATCTTAAAGAAATGG ATAAAGTTACTGCAGTGCTAATAGAGTTGTCTTCATTCTTTCAATGGTTGTGCTCTAAAAGCTTAAGTCTTACTGAACTTGAGAAGCTCCAACCTCGAATAATCCTTACCCTTTGTCATTTAGAAATGTTgttcccttcttctttctttacaaTCATGGTTCATTTAACATGTCATCTAGTTGATGAAGTAAAACTTGGAGGACCAGTACACTATAGGTGGAT GTATTTAGGACATTTGAAGTCCTATGTACGAAACAAAGCTAAATCAGAAGGTTCTATAGCTGAGGGATATGTGGCTGAAGAAGCTCTTACATTTTGCTCTCGATACTTAGAAGGGATTGTGATAAGATTTAATAGGCCACCACGTGTTAATGATCGTCCGGATGGTAATTACAGTACACATGTTGATTCGCTTTTTCCACAAATGGGTAACTCTAAGGGAGCTTTCACAGTATTTGAGTTATCACCTATGGAAAAAAAACAAGTACATCGCTATGTGGTTCTAAATTGTCCATATGTCAAACCTTTCAttga TTACTTTAAAGATTTTGTACGAAGACAATCTAAGGGTAGAAGGCCTTCAAATATAGATATAGAAAAAAGAGTcaacaaaaattttgatactTGGTTTCCTACGCAG CTTATGAACCCAGACATTATAAATACTGTGCATAAGGATTTGAGATACTTAGTTAGGAGTTCATCACGATATGCCATGAGGTTTTCTACATTTAGTATCAATGGGCTCTCCTTTCAAACTACTAATCGAGACAATGAGTTAAAGACCCAGAATAGTGGAGTTTTCTTAATGTCTTCAACTCTTTGTGTTGCTAGCACTAGTGATGCTAATGTTAGGAATGCTGATTTGTCATATTATGGCAAATTAGAAGATATTATAGAACTAAACTACAATGGCCGATTTCGGGTTACTTTATTCAAATGTAAATCGGCTGACACCACTAGAGAACGGAACTATAGAAAGGATAGTTGGGGTTTTACTTCTGTTAATTTTTCACGGGTAATACACAGTGGTGACCGAGAGGAGGATGATCCATATATTGAAGCCTCACAAGCTCGAATGGTGTATTTTGTCAATAATGAAGTGAATAAAGATTGGAGTGTTATCGTACATTTGAACCCAAGAGACTCATATTATATGGGGAAAATGAAGGTGATGAAGCATGCAAGAATGAGCCATGGTTAG